The following proteins are co-located in the Sporolactobacillus pectinivorans genome:
- the terS gene encoding phage terminase small subunit, translating into MARPRDPRRDNAKDIWLKNAGKLKLVDLAEQMGITPSTIRKWKAQDKWDNELKGSAPKSKRSAPNRSNGTRGAPFGNQNAKGNAGGHAPKGNKNAVRTGEFETLMWDYLDEDEKALFSAITTDPLIQIDMTIRELTIRQRRMMKRIKRIEDGLTEKERRELKELRRVKDVRAVEKDGTEIKVPVQTQKLVVTQVEETEFKKIDDILSLEEALTRVTDKLIKAIKQKQEIIKMDDEKKLKGDLMQARIDQIRASTDTGANTEDKVGNLLDRLEEAFRDGSE; encoded by the coding sequence GTGGCAAGACCGAGAGATCCAAGACGCGATAATGCAAAAGACATATGGTTGAAAAACGCCGGGAAGCTAAAGCTGGTCGACCTTGCAGAACAAATGGGTATCACGCCGAGCACCATTCGAAAGTGGAAGGCTCAGGACAAATGGGATAACGAATTGAAAGGGAGCGCTCCTAAATCGAAAAGGAGCGCTCCTAATCGTTCAAATGGTACGCGTGGTGCTCCGTTCGGCAATCAAAATGCAAAAGGTAATGCAGGTGGCCACGCACCGAAAGGAAACAAGAACGCTGTAAGAACTGGCGAGTTTGAAACGCTTATGTGGGACTACTTGGATGAAGATGAGAAGGCCCTATTCTCTGCAATTACAACGGATCCGCTGATTCAAATTGATATGACCATTCGTGAACTGACTATTCGACAGCGTCGAATGATGAAACGAATCAAGCGTATTGAAGATGGATTGACCGAAAAAGAACGGCGCGAGCTTAAAGAGTTACGCAGAGTCAAAGACGTACGTGCTGTGGAAAAAGACGGTACCGAAATAAAGGTTCCTGTTCAGACGCAGAAACTGGTCGTCACACAAGTAGAGGAAACGGAATTCAAAAAGATTGATGATATCTTAAGTCTTGAAGAAGCATTAACTCGAGTGACAGACAAACTGATAAAGGCGATTAAGCAAAAGCAAGAAATCATCAAGATGGATGATGAGAAAAAGTTAAAAGGTGATCTTATGCAGGCTCGTATTGACCAGATACGGGCATCAACTGACACCGGGGCAAATACAGAGGACAAAGTTGGCAATCTCCTAGATAGGCTGGAGGAGGCGTTCAGAGATGGCTCTGAGTGA
- a CDS encoding phage portal protein, with product MNEYIPLIEQDGITSEIIRVMINDHKQDHDRMVRLYERYKASVKGVPILTRQPIKYEDVKGQTTTRIDDKVNNKINNSFDAEIADTKVGYLFGNPISYGIDEATGLTETLSDFNKRNNIEDADSELGKKATICGYGARLLYIDPDGKEALMTVNPWETIILSMTDDMTNPMYALRYYETFKWGYDNSNPDDRLTIYNADFYDDSTIYHFESTDGADYSLIESKSHMFDYCPLFGVPNNQELKGDAEKVLQLIDAYDRTLSDVSNEIEQYRLAYLVAKGAFLDEEDQQNMKRTGVINLDDETQDVKYLTKDLNDNIIEHHLNRLEENIMRFAKTVNFSDKSFGTTVTGVAMRYKLMALEHKSITMERKMTAGLRYQFKLLCSTWAKKRLAKPDDYLQMTFQFKRNLPDDILSDAQASGALKGLVSEETRLSLLPFITNVQEEMDRMHEDTASQAESVYGPMNSTLPMNDLAKTVPNS from the coding sequence ATGAATGAATATATCCCTTTGATTGAACAGGACGGCATTACAAGCGAGATTATCCGAGTGATGATCAATGATCACAAACAGGATCATGATCGCATGGTGCGGCTGTACGAGCGATATAAAGCATCAGTCAAAGGAGTTCCGATTCTAACACGACAGCCGATCAAATATGAGGATGTCAAAGGACAAACTACTACTCGGATTGATGATAAGGTCAACAACAAAATCAATAACTCATTTGACGCCGAGATCGCGGATACTAAAGTGGGGTATCTATTCGGTAATCCAATCTCATATGGCATTGACGAAGCAACTGGATTGACCGAGACCCTATCGGATTTCAACAAGCGGAATAACATTGAAGACGCCGATAGTGAGTTAGGTAAGAAAGCAACTATTTGCGGATACGGTGCCCGGTTACTTTATATCGATCCGGATGGAAAAGAAGCTTTGATGACAGTGAATCCATGGGAAACAATCATCCTTTCGATGACGGACGATATGACGAATCCGATGTACGCCCTGCGCTATTATGAAACTTTCAAATGGGGTTACGATAACAGTAATCCGGACGATAGGCTGACCATTTACAATGCTGATTTCTACGATGATAGTACGATTTACCACTTCGAATCGACTGACGGAGCCGATTATTCGTTGATTGAGAGCAAATCGCACATGTTTGATTACTGTCCGTTGTTTGGCGTTCCGAACAATCAGGAACTTAAAGGCGATGCTGAGAAGGTGTTGCAACTTATCGACGCATATGACCGGACCCTGAGCGATGTCAGTAATGAGATTGAGCAATACCGACTGGCTTACTTGGTCGCAAAAGGCGCCTTCCTGGATGAGGAAGATCAGCAAAACATGAAACGCACCGGAGTCATTAATCTGGATGATGAAACTCAGGACGTGAAATATCTGACAAAGGACCTGAACGATAATATTATTGAGCACCACTTAAATCGCTTGGAAGAGAACATCATGAGATTCGCCAAGACAGTGAATTTTTCGGATAAGTCATTTGGGACGACTGTTACCGGTGTGGCCATGCGGTACAAGTTAATGGCTCTTGAGCATAAATCCATTACCATGGAGCGAAAAATGACAGCTGGGCTGAGGTATCAGTTCAAATTATTGTGTTCCACATGGGCCAAGAAACGGTTGGCTAAACCGGACGATTATCTGCAGATGACGTTTCAGTTCAAGCGAAATCTCCCGGATGATATTCTTTCTGATGCTCAGGCTTCTGGAGCATTGAAAGGCCTTGTCAGCGAGGAAACACGATTGAGCCTGTTACCGTTTATCACGAACGTTCAGGAGGAGATGGACCGGATGCATGAGGACACAGCAAGTCAGGCTGAGAGTGTGTATGGACCGATGAATTCAACTTTACCAATGAATGATTTGGCAAAAACTGTTCCAAATAGCTAA
- a CDS encoding site-specific DNA-methyltransferase encodes MIFVELRVMNIMLIKKISISKINPAPYNPRLDLKSGDPDYKKLKKSINTFGYVDPLVWNERTGNLVGGHQRFKILKESGYDEIEVSVVNLDLNKEKSLNLALNKISGDWDEDKLSALLQELDENDMGIDLTGFDESDLADLIEKLESQMPVAIEDDEFDADQELAAIEKPETKPGDIWELGPHRLICGDSTDQQIIDRLMDGQLASMVFTDPPYNVDYEGKTADSLKIMNDKMDNDTFYRFLLNLYTTLLSATRRGGAIYVCHADSEGYNFRKAMFDAGWLMKQCIVWVKNGFVVGRQDYQWQHEPILYGWKLGAPHEWNGDRKQSTVWFYDKPLRNGEHPTMKPVPLVAQAIQNSSKKGEIVLDGCSGSGTTMIAAEQTGRVCYMAELDPKYCDVIKKRYEEFTGNKAKLLLKT; translated from the coding sequence ATGATTTTTGTTGAATTGAGGGTGATGAACATAATGCTTATAAAAAAGATCTCTATTTCAAAGATTAATCCGGCTCCATATAATCCTCGTTTAGATTTAAAAAGTGGAGATCCGGATTATAAGAAATTAAAGAAATCCATTAATACTTTCGGTTATGTCGATCCACTTGTGTGGAACGAGAGAACAGGAAATCTTGTCGGTGGCCACCAACGATTTAAAATTCTTAAAGAGAGTGGCTATGACGAAATTGAGGTTTCTGTTGTCAATCTCGATTTGAACAAAGAAAAATCCTTGAACCTGGCACTGAATAAGATTAGTGGTGACTGGGATGAAGACAAGCTTTCTGCATTACTTCAGGAACTTGATGAAAATGACATGGGGATTGATCTAACTGGTTTCGACGAATCTGACCTTGCTGATTTAATCGAAAAATTGGAAAGTCAGATGCCCGTTGCAATTGAAGACGATGAGTTCGATGCGGACCAGGAACTTGCTGCTATCGAAAAGCCTGAAACAAAACCAGGTGATATTTGGGAGCTTGGTCCTCATCGATTAATTTGCGGTGACAGTACCGATCAGCAAATAATTGATCGTTTAATGGATGGCCAGCTTGCCTCAATGGTTTTTACCGACCCACCGTATAATGTTGATTACGAAGGCAAGACGGCCGATTCGCTAAAAATCATGAATGACAAGATGGATAATGACACTTTTTATCGATTTTTACTCAACCTATATACGACACTGTTGAGCGCCACCCGCAGGGGTGGCGCTATTTATGTCTGTCATGCAGATTCTGAAGGATACAACTTCAGGAAAGCCATGTTTGATGCAGGTTGGTTAATGAAGCAGTGTATCGTATGGGTAAAAAATGGTTTTGTGGTGGGTCGGCAGGATTATCAGTGGCAGCATGAACCGATTCTTTACGGTTGGAAACTGGGTGCCCCTCATGAATGGAACGGTGACCGCAAGCAATCGACTGTTTGGTTTTATGATAAGCCGCTACGAAACGGCGAACATCCGACGATGAAACCAGTCCCCCTTGTCGCTCAGGCCATTCAGAACTCGTCAAAGAAGGGTGAGATTGTCTTGGACGGCTGTTCAGGAAGTGGTACAACGATGATCGCTGCAGAACAGACCGGCCGTGTATGCTATATGGCTGAACTTGACCCTAAATATTGTGATGTGATCAAAAAAAGGTATGAGGAGTTTACAGGTAATAAGGCCAAACTTCTTTTGAAGACATAA
- a CDS encoding DUF4145 domain-containing protein, translated as MEEVKPSLSLSKYNCPFCHVYCPQEHFNIFWGNFKDARGHFLLNSLGIDIGGKKLSDYYVTHCSECNDYTFWYKDKMVYPLTLTVPDPSTDMPKQVKDVYDEAAGVFKYSPRAAAALLRLGIESLLSFLNTPGNNLNEMIGNIVKTGIPEELQQGLDTIRYYGNKGIHPGEIDLNQHQDDVNFLFELINMIVEELISRKKRIQKFYSGLPESIKNQIDKRDNA; from the coding sequence ATGGAAGAAGTTAAACCTAGTTTGAGTCTATCTAAGTATAATTGCCCGTTTTGTCATGTTTATTGCCCACAAGAACATTTCAACATTTTTTGGGGGAATTTTAAAGATGCGAGAGGACACTTTCTTTTAAATTCTTTAGGAATAGACATAGGTGGAAAAAAATTATCTGATTACTACGTAACTCACTGCTCCGAATGCAACGATTACACTTTTTGGTACAAAGATAAAATGGTATATCCGTTAACCCTTACGGTTCCAGACCCTTCAACCGATATGCCAAAACAGGTAAAGGATGTTTATGATGAGGCAGCAGGAGTTTTTAAATACTCTCCAAGGGCTGCTGCTGCACTGTTGAGGTTAGGAATTGAATCGTTACTAAGCTTTTTGAACACGCCTGGAAATAATTTAAACGAGATGATAGGTAATATTGTCAAGACAGGAATACCAGAAGAACTGCAACAAGGTTTAGACACTATTAGATATTATGGCAATAAGGGAATACATCCTGGCGAAATCGATCTAAATCAGCATCAAGATGATGTGAACTTTCTTTTTGAATTAATAAATATGATTGTAGAAGAATTGATTTCAAGAAAGAAGAGAATCCAAAAATTTTATAGCGGACTTCCAGAATCAATAAAAAACCAAATTGACAAAAGAGACAATGCATAA
- a CDS encoding PBSX family phage terminase large subunit encodes MALSELYTPKQQEVLRYAFNHDYFMLINHGAKRTGKTVIDNDLFLYELKRVKHIATNEGVENPQYILAGANLGNLAKNVLIELTNKYGINFHMDKYNRFKLFGVLVVCTGHSKINDLNRIRGMTAYGAYINEGSLANEEVFNEIKSRCSANGARILIDTNPDQPEHWLKRDYIDNPDKSIVDFHFVLEDNTFLNERYRENIKATTPSGMFYDRDINGIWCAAEGVVYKDFNKDIHYISESKLSKINFVKYFAGVDFGYDHHGVMVVIGEDDQGNFYLIEEHAKQFEEIDYWVDVASGIKSRYGDIRFYCDTARPEHIKRLRREHFHAINADKEVISGIEEVARLFKRKKLFIVKDRVQRFRKEIYMYVWNETTGQPVKLWDDVLDAIRYALYSMIKPYRRRTGKKVST; translated from the coding sequence ATGGCTCTGAGTGAACTCTATACGCCGAAGCAGCAGGAAGTTCTCCGATACGCCTTCAACCATGATTATTTCATGCTGATTAATCACGGAGCGAAGCGAACCGGTAAGACGGTTATCGACAATGACTTGTTCCTTTATGAGCTGAAACGTGTCAAGCACATTGCGACGAATGAAGGCGTGGAGAATCCGCAGTACATTCTTGCTGGCGCGAACCTGGGAAACTTAGCAAAGAACGTCTTAATAGAGTTGACCAACAAATACGGCATTAACTTCCACATGGACAAGTACAACCGTTTTAAACTGTTCGGCGTACTTGTTGTCTGTACTGGCCACAGCAAGATCAACGACTTGAACAGAATTCGAGGTATGACTGCTTACGGAGCGTACATTAATGAAGGTTCGCTTGCCAATGAGGAAGTCTTTAATGAAATCAAATCGCGATGCTCGGCCAACGGAGCGCGAATCCTGATTGATACGAATCCGGATCAACCGGAACATTGGCTGAAAAGAGATTATATCGACAATCCGGATAAAAGTATTGTGGACTTTCACTTCGTACTGGAGGATAACACATTTCTGAACGAGCGATACCGGGAAAACATCAAGGCGACAACACCAAGTGGCATGTTCTATGATCGAGATATTAATGGTATCTGGTGTGCAGCTGAAGGAGTCGTCTACAAAGATTTCAACAAGGATATTCATTATATCAGCGAATCCAAACTGAGCAAGATCAATTTTGTTAAATACTTCGCTGGAGTCGATTTTGGTTATGATCACCACGGAGTGATGGTTGTCATCGGTGAAGATGATCAAGGTAATTTCTACTTAATCGAGGAACATGCCAAACAATTTGAAGAGATTGATTACTGGGTGGACGTCGCCAGCGGAATAAAGAGCCGCTATGGTGACATCCGTTTTTATTGTGATACAGCACGACCTGAACATATCAAGCGTTTAAGGCGAGAGCATTTTCATGCGATCAATGCAGACAAAGAGGTCATTTCAGGAATTGAAGAAGTTGCACGGTTGTTTAAGCGAAAGAAGCTGTTTATCGTTAAAGATCGTGTTCAGCGTTTCCGTAAAGAGATTTACATGTATGTCTGGAATGAGACGACAGGGCAACCGGTTAAGTTATGGGATGACGTGTTGGATGCTATCCGGTACGCGCTCTATTCCATGATCAAGCCATACAGACGGCGTACAGGAAAGAAGGTGAGTACATGA